GAGAAAAGAAAGCCATTTTTTGAGAGAGTACATCAAAGTTTAGTTAAGGCTGAAGATATGGCAGGATATGgatgttatttttcctttcatcAGGACAAGGAGAGCATTGCTGTGATTTATTGTATTCCTGCTTTGTGATGTGTTTTCACAGATGTGTAGTAGTTGTTGCATTTGGTGAATTCAGTAAAGCTACtcaaaacatgttaatgataagGTGAGGAGGAACCGGGcatgaaatctttattttagtgGAATAAATATCTTCAATGAAGACAATTGAGGTGGAAAGACGCAGCTGATTTTGTGATGTCAGGCAAGTTTaggtcttttatttaaacacaagaaGTAGTCTATTGCtgcaaactggaaaaaaaatgttaattttttaatcAAGACTCATCatcaaacaaactgataaaataagttgaacatttatttgaaaaatttaAGTATTTGTATAAGAAATTATGTCCAAAAATCCAAGTAAAAATAGGTTTTCTTTCAATAGTTTTGCATGTCTGCAATGACATGGCAAGTGTGTGTAAATAGAAAGTGAACCTGTGACCTCTTCTGTCAAATACTGCTTCAATTGTTAAAGCAGgtgctggtggaaaaaaaaaaaaaaagaaatactgaaacATCCACAACAATCCCAAACTTGAACGCTGATTGATTCGATTTCTATCACATTCCTGTCTCGGTCAAGTTTGTGACTGGGCACTGATCATTTTCAGCGTGTCTGcttcacacatgcacaggcaCGCCATTGTCACGGCTGTGGCCTTGGTGACTGAACCATCATTTCTGCTCAAATCTAATCAGATCCCGCTTAAGTGGATAACAAGCGTGTCTCCGGCATTTACAGTAGCGAGAGGGGCCGAAGTGAAACCAAGACAATCCTCTGTCACACAAAGCAGACGCGGTGTGTAGCACTTCTGGCATCCCTCCTGCCATTCGTAGTGGTAAAAAATGTTGATTGGCTAACAACCAGGATCTTGTCTGACTGGGAGAAGTCAGATAAGAGCTCTCAGTTATTACTGACAAGTTGAGTATTGTGATGAACTTGTACTTAGTTATGTGGACGAGTGCTGAATAAGGCTAGAGAAGTCCAGCTGACAACAGGAACTGAATATGTTTAGGGGCATAACGCTTTTCAATATTTAAAGCTAAACACACTGCTAGCAAACATAAAGATGGTAAGacaagatttattaaaatggaAGCAAGTTCATTTGGGAAATTAAggtttgaaatataaaaaaggagtattttttcttttaggtgcTTTTCTTTAGCATTTTAGCTAATGCATGGCATGTTAGCCACCACTAATCAAAagttgtacttttattttcattttctactGCTATACCCAAGGTTTCTGCAACTTTCAGTCAATTAAATTtaggactttttaaaaactctttaagaaccattttcattaaaatttaaagacctacataaataaaaaataagtcatgatttttttttctaagccaCAGATTTTATTgcctttcatttaaattcaaattcaatccaaatcattttaaaaactacaacaaaccaGGTTCAGGAGTTGTTTGAATTTGGTTACAGCGTGTTATAAAATCAGAAATCCTCAGACAGAACCACAACACACAGGATGAATGATTGCTgactgaacaaaagaaaaaaaaggaagaagcaaTGGATAAAGAAATTTACAAATTTAAGATGTAACTGAACATGTTTTAAGacataaaatagaaaatctGAACATACTGAAGACTTTTTGATATCTGAAATTGAGATTATTAAATTTAACAAGATCTTGCAGAAACCCTGTATAGCAGTAGTGTTGCTTCCTCCTGTTTCAATCCCTGAGGGAATATATTCAATCtcatctgaaagaaaataaatgaactctAAGCAAACTTcgtaaaatattttcttaaattacGCTGAAGTACCAACTGCCTTGCAGGCAGtttaacaataacaacaatGAAAGCATTTGTGAGAAcagtggaaatttaaaaaatggtcatATAATGTGAGATACTCTCTCTGAAAATTACCCCCATTTTGTAACAAAGACTTCAGAATAGTTTTATTGCACTTATTTTATGCGGAACTACTAATGCTTAACCATCCACGCTTAAAAtggtgaatgaatgaaaagattTAGTTAAAATGGCATTAGAGAAGTTATTTAAAACCCTCCCTGAGAAACAAGGGTCAATTGTGCTGCCACAGCCCCTgaagcaggaagcagaggaCTCTGAGAAATGACCAGCGATTGGACAGTCAAACAGAAAAGGGTGGTCCAGATGAATTAGTGATAGACGCTAAAGGCAGATATCCTGCAGTGATCAAACCCTGAATGATCTAACAGTGTGGCGTTTGAAGTGATTATCATGCTACGCAACATAAAGGCTTACGCCCAGCTGTGGGGCTAATTAGTTCACTTAGGGGCCTTTATAAAACACTGGTAGGGACTGGAAGGGACAGACGGTCACTGAGAAGTCAGCAGCCTAacaggacagcagcagcagcagcagatctgGATCCCTAAAGCTGACCCGCTGCTACAAGAGAACGAACCGGTCCGAAGATTACCTGCTTTTCTAAGAATGCCACATTTAAGTGACTGCAGCTACTACAAAATGCGGGATGCAACTAGAGCTTCAAAAGTAAGATTAACAAGATTTAGAAGAGCAATGAAAAAATGTTGTCACATTGtcttttaatattatttgtAAAGCTTTAATAACTGTTATATTAATTggacaactgtttttttttttttaaatggttcagatcccacaaaagaaaaacaaaagaaaaaaactaagctATGTCGGAAATATACAATGGTTTTATATTGCTGTTGTTTTGCCTAAGAAAATCACACGTTCTTCATGTCACCGGGACACTCCAGATTTAGTCATAATTGTGCAAGTCTGCTGTGACTGAGTGGATTGTAATGAAGATTGAAGATTGAATATCTTTGCGTTGAATAAGATCATAATGTTGCAGCTGcttccagcagctcctctgaaTGTAATCTTAGTCAACACTGTCGTAGATCATAAAAAGCAATGAACAATCAGCCACACTCTATTCTGATTTTTTATCTAGTCAAACGCCACTAACATATGCTTGTGGTACTTGttgtcatttatttacaggtacAAAGCCACCTAGAGAACTCCAAGTTCCATCTCCACCAAAGCCAGAATCAGCCGGTAAAGCAGTACCTGACGTTGGGCTCCAAGCTGGCCTCCTCGGCCGGACCGGCTCACACAGTGCCACATCCACACTCTGCTGGCCAGCCGCTGGCCACCGCGCCGATCATGAGAAATGGCCACATGCCCCCTGTCAGCGATGGCAGCAACCCCAACAGCCCGGTCACCTTGCTCACTATGGCCAACCACGACAGCGAGGTGAGTTGAAACAGAACCAAAAGCTAAACACCACTACGTGgaactgaaattaaaagagAGCTCAAAATGTGCCTGGAAAGGGCGAAATTGCAACAAAAAGCCTTTAGCCACATTGTGTGACACTCTCACAAAGAGCGGATCATAACTTTTGAAGATTTCGCAATGTTCTCGAAACATTTCCTGTCAATGGTTTAAATTCCTGTCAAAATACTTTCTTCTGTGGTGATGTAAGAGATCTGCTGTACTTCTAAATTCTTTCAAATGAAGTCTGGTAAATCACGACTGGCACTTTGTTTTGATGAACAGTTACCACAAAGAGAAGCATTAGGAActacttttatttctgcactGGCTTTGAACCTTTTACACAGAGAGTAACTCATCATCCAAACAAAGTTCTGCCACTATTGATCTTCTTCTCCCTCTGATGTGCTCATCAATAACTTCAGACATGTAGTCTCTGATAAGACAACCCTTTCAAAGGAGGAAACTAGTTTGGTAACAGATGAGTGTTTTTCAACCAATAAACATGGCTATCCATTATTGGATTCATCTCTcctcattctttttctttttttttatgggtGTTAAATGTTCCAATCTCTACAGACGCCCATAGTCGACAAACATCATCAGGCCGTCTATGAGTACACtgaaaatactgttttcttttagtttccaATGGATGAAGTTATTGATGACCTAATTAGTCTTGAGTCCGGCTTCAATGATGGAGGCTTGGATTGTATGGAGCCTAACATCATAATGCAAAACAATGTAAGTATGAATCACTTTCATTCTTGCTTTAATGGCAAGCTCCTAACTAAGTTTTCCACTATCTCTCAGCATGCCTTTTGTATCAGTTTCTGAATAACTCCCTTTGTTTGTCAAGCTGTTCTCAACAGTTGTGGTTAGGTTTATGTCACATTAGTTAACTAATGACTTCTCTCTTTTAAAGCTTAACAGGGACTTGAAAGTGAAGTCCCTCCACCCAAACGCCCACTCCAGAAGCTAGTCTAGCTtgggaaagaaataaaagagctCTGATTTACTTTCAGGTCAGCTTAGGACGAGAAGCGAGTCAAAGTTCACTTGGGCTTAGCAACGTTTGTTAGAGCACTAAAgaagattagatttttttggaaaataaaggACAATGTCTAGCTGAAGTTAAACCTTGTAAAGACAACTAGGAGTCAAGAAGGAATTCAAAAACTTCCGCAGTGAAAAGTTTGTTTGGCTGGAAAATATGGCATAAccttaagaaaaataaaggtcGTTTGAAGGGAATGTCACATTTTGACTTGGTCATTGATACAAACAGAGATAAAGCTCCAGAGCAAAACCCAACAGAAAGAATGAGGGGGAGTTAAAGATGAAGAAATGAGGAGTATgtgcagggaaaaaaaggaagagtcAGTAGGTTTCTGAAAAAGCAAAGTGTAACAAAGGAGAGACAAGTGAGAGGTTCGGCTGGAAGGAGTTACTGAGACATCGGATTTCGTTAATGCGTACACTCCCCATGGGCTTGTTCAGAAATGATACCATGCTTAACTGGATCAATTCATCCTAATTAGTCATACAGTACGATGCATCACTTCGTTTCGCCTTGTCAACACATTCGGGAACACTAACAGGAGAAGGATTGGAGTGATTACAGTAGGAGCAGGAGGGGAATTGTTGCAATCTTTCATTTTCATATTCActttttgtctcctcttttttttttttaattcgcCAGTACTGGTGAGGAAGACACGAGCCCACAGCAAATATCTGGCATGACAGCAGTGTTTTTTCCCGTTTTGTTGACTTGACATGCAGCTTTATCCCATTCACCACTCTCTCAGCTACATTTGACACACGTGTTGTTTataaaaaatctgttgtttgcTTCTTGGAATCCATGGTGAATTCTGTTGGACTTTcccataaatacacaaatgcgAATTGGACACACATGTGTGCCAGCATGCCATATCGTGACATGTCTCTGCTCCGTGAAAAGGCGTTAATACTGCATGCTTTACAAAACAAGAAGAGGCCCGTAGGAAAACAGTTTTGCCTCTGTCCGAGCAGTTGACCTAGCTAGCCTTTTCATCTAATGGGCTGCTGTTTTTAACACAGACAGAGCACACCAGTGTTCAGCGAGGGGGCTTTGAAAATTGTGCTTTCAGTGAATCAAGACAGCATCTGGTGAAATCGCCCCTTGAGAGTGGCAAGCCTGGGGTTGGAGGTCACCAATTAGGATTATTCAGCAAGGCTACATTCTTCTTGaattatttttactctttgtcATTCAAGGCAAACAACTAATTTTAGCATTGAGGGTCAAAGCACAGGGTTTATCCTGCCCTGCTGTGACAGACGAGGGGCTACTTCCCCATGCTGGGAAGCCCAGATTCAGAGGCCTCAAGGCTGACAGGATTCTCTGATAATTCCACTTGTTGTATTTGTAGGAACAGACAAACCCaggcagcagctaaaaaaatctatttgtctAGTGGCTTTTGATGAGGTGGAAAAGTGGTGTGTGTGAAACATGTTTCCCTTTCGACTGACCTTTTCAATTCCTCTCCCCCATCTCTGTAGGTCTCCCTAAGCAGCAGCATGCTGGACGTCTATGGGGGTGAACAAGGTATGAACCCCCCTAATGGTGGAATCAGTCCCACATCTAACCCTACAAAGCTTACTATTAAAAGGGAATACACAGGTATGAACTCATACCATGGTGTTGAGCAAACcgctaatcagttgtaaaaggaaaatgctgctcacatttttttaataaaagatagAAACAAAGTTcttaaggaaacaaaacaagaaaaaaaaggggttcCTTTATGTGTTGATTCTTTGGTGGAGGGACAGGAAGTACCCGTGTTAGCTAAAAATGGAAACATGATGGCAAACCGTCCAGTTAAATGTGTCAGGCTTATTTTTGTCTGGTGCTCGACACTGTCTCGCTTGTCACAGAGTTTGTGAACCAGCTGCGGAAAGGGACTGGCTTTTCACTACAGTTCTACAGAGGGACCAAATTACAAAAAGTGCCCTTCAGACATTTCTTAACAATCCCAAGCAAAgcataaagcaaaaaaaaaaaaaaaaaaaaccctaattgATTTAGGAAATAGAAAGGATGCCTGAAGAATCCTTCACTCTCAATGGGCAAATAAGTAAATTACAATCTGTTTCATTTGAATGTGGACAGAGAGAACAATGGGTTGTTACACAGACTTTAAATTTGTCTTGATTGAATCAACAGAGACAAATTGGGAAATCCAATCTCAGGGTTCCTAATTGTGTAATTCCGAAGAATGTGAATACAAATATGGATGCAGTGGCATTTTTTTGTCCCTCCCCAGGACACATCAGGGAATTTGCTAACCATCTTAATTGCAGCACAAGTAGTCCAAAAGTGCTCAcaattattttttcccccctttacAATGAGCTTCAGACATGCTAGTGGGGATAAATGGGGcacagtgtgtgagtgtgtgtaagtGAAGGTCAAACTTGCGTTTTCAGTGTAGGCTCATACACAGCCGACCTGCACTCTGACCCCTTCCTCAAAACAACTGATTGTGTGTCTACTGACTGGACCTTGTGTGGAGTTCTGTGACTGTTGTCTTTCAGCTTCTAAATCAGTGTGCGTTGCTAATCCATTTGTTCCcctctgtgatttattttgttgacagAGCACGACACCAGGGTGATGGCCaaagagaggcagaaaaaggACAATCATAATTTGAGTAAGCGTCCCTCGCTGGGCTTGTTACCTATTTTTATAGAGAGAGTTGTAGCTATCGCAAAGCACACCAGTGAGTAATGCTCTTatcaattctttttttcttttctctccgtCTGTTTAGTTGAAAGAAGGCGAAGATACAACATAAACTACAGGATTAAGGAGCTGGGGACGCTTATACCAAAGTCAAATGACCCGTAAGTTCCAGCATATTGACATAAACGATACCCCATCTTTGGTTTACCTCAACTGCAAAAGCTTGTGTGGTGACGGAAGCGTATAAAATTCAGCACAGAGACACTCTAAATGTTGCTCATTGAATTTAAATGAGTACTTGAGCACATTTCAGTCATATTTCAAGGGTGCACTTGAGCTTCTATTGTAGTCGGCACTCTTTGAGATGTGCGTCGCCTCACCGGGTCCCAGCAGTTCAACTTAAAGCATGAATGATGAGGAAAAGGGGTCAAATGTAAAGAAGCGGGCCGCACCATTTGAATCAAAGTTTGAAACTCAATTTGAACACACAGATAGAGCGTGGAACACCAGCCATCTAGTCGCAGTTGAACTTTGCTTCAAATATAAATGGAAGGTTAGAATTGTCACCGTGCCATTAACAAAGGATAAAGGAGATTATTAACGCTGATCAGACCAATGTCTCACTTGTGTGGAAAAGGACAATTTTACTGAGGTCCcttgtcctttttaaaaaagcaataataCCTGCAAAAGAACGACTTGCACTCTAGCACCTTAAGTCCAATTCTCCATCTTTCTCTCTGCCTTCCTACTTAGCTCATTTTCCCTCACCTATTTTTACTCGAGGATTAATTTTACCGAACAAGGATGTACAAGAATGGACTTTCCACATAGCTTCTTAACTATTCTATTAAAATCCCCATTCTGTGTCCTCGTGTAATGTCCAAGGATGAATAATTGCCCTGTGTAAGTCTCCATTTCTTATTCAAATCATaaaaggaggagggaaaaaaagcctctgtTAAAACttcccccccccttttttattgCGAAGGATATTCTGCCGACATCAGGGGGTTCTGCGTAAAAGgttatttctgacattttttcctctttgtagTGACATGCGGTGGAACAAAGGCACCATTCTGAAGGCCTCGGTGGAGTACATCAGGTGGCTGCAGAAGGAGCAGCAACACGCTCGAGAGCTGGAAAACCGTCAAAAGAAGCTTGAGCAAGCCAACAGGAGGCTGCTGCTAAGGATCCAGGTAGTTAAATTTTACAGTCCCTAAGTGTTTAGCGCACATTTGCAGTAAACACCAATGAAATACATGCCTGAAGCAATAAATCACATCTTAAAGCAGttagaaagacaaagaaaactgcCAGTCCATTAATTTAGAaattttcttttgacatttagTTGTTTAGTTAATTGAGCTGACTTTGCCAACCTCTTCGGCATCATTCATAGGTACAATTTCCacctacaaacaaacaaaaagtagagTAAAAATCGAAGCTAAATGCTCTTACTTCCCTTACCACTGGTGTTGCCACAAATATTAAAGTTTGTCAAAGTCCGAATCCCATTTTCTTGTGTTACCCCTGTGCCTTTGCCCTGAATTTGAAGTTGCAAAAAGTATCAGGTAAATATTATACTGCAACATAGGACACCCCTTCAGAAAATCCATTCACCACATTTGTTGAGGAttcattttacataaacagacaCAACATTAAAATGCCTATGAATGGCTTCTGAAACTGGCTGTCAAGTATACATAAAACCTTTCATGCACCTCGAactattttactttgtttttaagaacaTCAATAATACCCAATGATTACATTGGAATACACTAAACTACACATTACAATGCTCattaagacaataaaatatgttaaacaaagaaatatgatGCCATTGTCATAATTTTTATGATTGTTAAGGATAACTGACAATAATATTAAATGTAATACATCATTATACCCATCAAGCTAGACATTACAGGCAGAGGTCGACTGATAGGAGTTTTTCTAAGGCTGGTGTTTATgacgccttttttttttatttttggccaaTATGAGAACTTGTACAATTAAAAATTATACATTGAAGAGCTTTCTcccttaaaaaaatctaaactgttGGCTACAGTAAGATGGTTGTAGtcgctgctgctgcatctttattCATCTTTACaggcaatttttaaaaagtggccaaTTAACTGGTCCATCTCTAATTACAGGTATGATTGAGACAATATGGGACTGTTTTTAATGGCACTATTTTTGCTTGTTAAAGGTAACTGACAACAATATGAAACATAATAATGGGAATAAATCTAACTAAAGATTACAATAGTTTTGTTTGTGCCAGGGAAATTTTAATTAACACAATGCTTAgataatttagttatttttatttattttttttttaacaagggcAGTTTATACATTCTTGTTTAAAAGTATGCTGCTGAAAATTCCTAGTTTTGCCCCTTCACCTTTGCTTTGCGCCACAAAAAACGTTTGGGACACCCTTCCTCTGATGTGAACATGCGAAACATAAGAGTAGGGCTACAAACTAAAGATAATGGATGAAATGGAATTTGGCCAGAGATGACAGCTGTTCAACACAGAGTAAAGTATCATGTTTCAAGCCAAATGTTTGCCActggacatttttaaacagtctgTGGTTACcttaaaatgtaagaaatgtCAAACACAACCATCTGTGAAGATTCATTCAATGCTAACAATGATCAAACATGGCTTTGTGATGACACTCACTGATGAGCTCATGCGATGATAAGTGGGGTTGTGGGAAAAGATTGTGTCTCAATGTCAATACTCAACATCTGTGTGTGTAGGAGATGAGAAAAAAGTGTGGCGGTAATTTACTGGCGTTACTCCCTGCCATCTGTCACCAGATGTAACCAGATCAGATAAAAGTTTAACGCCcgtttgattttatttacttttccagGAGCTTGAAATCCAGGCACGAGCACACGGACTGCCAAACATGGCCAACACTTTGGGGACGGTTGAACTTTCCTCCCACCTCCtcaaacaacagcagcagcagcagcaatctCCTCCTCCGGTGCACCAACCACAGCAGCCCCCTCTCTACCAGGAAGACCCAAACAGCGACTACCTCCAGAGGATAGCCGTGCTGACTGGAGTGCCGTCCATCGCCGCTGCTGGTGGCCCACAGGATCACATCCAGGGGGCGGACGCAGGCACCACCTTCTCCGACCCGCTCTCCCATTTCACAGACTTCTTCACCGCCACGCTCAAGGAAGAGAACCAGCTGAACGAGATCCTGATGGACGACCCGCTCTCGCCGTTTGGCACCGACCCGCTCCTCTCAGCCAGTTCCCCTGGAGTCATATCCAAGGACAGCAGCCGCAGGAGCAGCTTCAGCTCTGCTGAGGGCGATGACCTATAAGGGTCTGCTTGCTCATAGAAAACTTTAAGACTGCGCAGCTTTGAACCCTCTACCTGGTAAAGGGTCAACACAGAACCTTGAGAAGAGTGACTGACGAACTGAGAGCATCTAGCTGTGACCAATACCAGCcttacaaataatttaaatgacaGCTGCCAAACTTTGCAGTACTCCTGAAAGTGCCATTTGTGGCTAATCTGCTTTTTATTGGAACCAGTCCCATTccacaaactttattacagtcAATCTGCTTCCTATAGACAGCAGACTTGTAAAAAAAGGGAGACATTTATCAGTAAACAGTGAtgcctgctgttttttttaaaaacaacactgtggTGGCTTTACACTGTAATATATGCAAAATAACTAAACACTgtacttttttatattaaaaataccaGATATATGCATTGTAAGGGGGGCCTTATTAAAACTTCCAAACATGTACCTAATGTAGTCAGTGCTTAACATGTCCTTAACTTTGTgccttttcaaatgtttttgtttattaagattgtttgtatttatatgtGTTGTAATCCATGTATTCATAAGAAATACAGTATATGAACTATCAAacattttatccttttattcTTAACAGAAGTGGGGAAATATAtatgaattaaaggcctaccattccttaaaggaatgcgtGATGTGTTTTAGACGAGGatttgttttggtcagaccttgaaaataacattttggacAGTCACATGCGATATCGccagatgtcacactcagaatatgcgatgtgagtgactctcagcgactaccacatcaaatcctAGCTCGATATTTGTacagttgactgagttatagtcatttttatgtcgcctgtggcagccgtcttgaatcgggttgagtCCAAAGGTTATACAGTTGTGGTTGTccttccaatgattactttctgtaagtttcatgaaaattcacCCAGAGGCTCGCGAaccagacagacacacagacacaggcaacaacattATCACTCCGCCTCCGCCTCCGCCTTTTGGCGTTGGGCGGCAATAATAAACACTGGTAGGATAAAACCAGATAAGTTTTATGGTGGAAGGT
The DNA window shown above is from Kryptolebias marmoratus isolate JLee-2015 linkage group LG18, ASM164957v2, whole genome shotgun sequence and carries:
- the tfec gene encoding transcription factor EC isoform X8; this encodes MPHLSDCSYYKMRDATRASKVQSHLENSKFHLHQSQNQPVKQYLTLGSKLASSAGPAHTVPHPHSAGQPLATAPIMRNGHMPPVSDGSNPNSPVTLLTMANHDSEFPMDEVIDDLISLESGFNDGGLDCMEPNIIMQNNVSLSSSMLDVYGGEQEHDTRVMAKERQKKDNHNLIERRRRYNINYRIKELGTLIPKSNDPDMRWNKGTILKASVEYIRWLQKEQQHARELENRQKKLEQANRRLLLRIQELEIQARAHGLPNMANTLGTVELSSHLLKQQQQQQQSPPPVHQPQQPPLYQEDPNSDYLQRIAVLTGVPSIAAAGGPQDHIQGADAGTTFSDPLSHFTDFFTATLKEENQLNEILMDDPLSPFGTDPLLSASSPGVISKDSSRRSSFSSAEGDDL
- the tfec gene encoding transcription factor EC isoform X4, with the translated sequence MPHLSDCSYYKMRDATRASKVQSHLENSKFHLHQSQNQPVKQYLTLGSKLASSAGPAHTVPHPHSAGQPLATAPIMRNGHMPPVSDGSNPNSPVTLLTMANHDSEFPMDEVIDDLISLESGFNDGGLDCMEPNIIMQNNVSLSSSMLDVYGGEQGMNPPNGGISPTSNPTKLTIKREYTEHDTRVMAKERQKKDNHNLIERRRRYNINYRIKELGTLIPKSNDPDMRWNKGTILKASVEYIRWLQKEQQHARELENRQKKLEQANRRLLLRIQELEIQARAHGLPNMANTLGTVELSSHLLKQQQQQQQSPPPVHQPQQPPLYQEDPNSDYLQRIAVLTGVPSIAAAGGPQDHIQGADAGTTFSDPLSHFTDFFTATLKEENQLNEILMDDPLSPFGTDPLLSASSPGVISKDSSRRSSFSSAEGDDL
- the tfec gene encoding transcription factor EC isoform X3, with product MFQSYSGPECHWVTSERDDGQLLYDFGPHPHSWPQFSQSDAIPHPGLPCPYSGVYTRAQTYQQWHFEKPWKVQSHLENSKFHLHQSQNQPVKQYLTLGSKLASSAGPAHTVPHPHSAGQPLATAPIMRNGHMPPVSDGSNPNSPVTLLTMANHDSEVSLSSSMLDVYGGEQGMNPPNGGISPTSNPTKLTIKREYTEHDTRVMAKERQKKDNHNLIERRRRYNINYRIKELGTLIPKSNDPDMRWNKGTILKASVEYIRWLQKEQQHARELENRQKKLEQANRRLLLRIQELEIQARAHGLPNMANTLGTVELSSHLLKQQQQQQQSPPPVHQPQQPPLYQEDPNSDYLQRIAVLTGVPSIAAAGGPQDHIQGADAGTTFSDPLSHFTDFFTATLKEENQLNEILMDDPLSPFGTDPLLSASSPGVISKDSSRRSSFSSAEGDDL
- the tfec gene encoding transcription factor EC isoform X1, which produces MFQSYSGPECHWVTSERDDGQLLYDFGPHPHSWPQFSQSDAIPHPGLPCPYSGVYTRAQTYQQWHFEKPWKVQSHLENSKFHLHQSQNQPVKQYLTLGSKLASSAGPAHTVPHPHSAGQPLATAPIMRNGHMPPVSDGSNPNSPVTLLTMANHDSEFPMDEVIDDLISLESGFNDGGLDCMEPNIIMQNNVSLSSSMLDVYGGEQGMNPPNGGISPTSNPTKLTIKREYTEHDTRVMAKERQKKDNHNLIERRRRYNINYRIKELGTLIPKSNDPDMRWNKGTILKASVEYIRWLQKEQQHARELENRQKKLEQANRRLLLRIQELEIQARAHGLPNMANTLGTVELSSHLLKQQQQQQQSPPPVHQPQQPPLYQEDPNSDYLQRIAVLTGVPSIAAAGGPQDHIQGADAGTTFSDPLSHFTDFFTATLKEENQLNEILMDDPLSPFGTDPLLSASSPGVISKDSSRRSSFSSAEGDDL
- the tfec gene encoding transcription factor EC isoform X2, which codes for MFQSYSGPECHWVTSERDDGQLLYDFGPHPHSWPQFSQSDAIPHPGLPCPYSGVYTRAQTYQQWHFEKPWKVQSHLENSKFHLHQSQNQPVKQYLTLGSKLASSAGPAHTVPHPHSAGQPLATAPIMRNGHMPPVSDGSNPNSPVTLLTMANHDSEFPMDEVIDDLISLESGFNDGGLDCMEPNIIMQNNVSLSSSMLDVYGGEQEHDTRVMAKERQKKDNHNLIERRRRYNINYRIKELGTLIPKSNDPDMRWNKGTILKASVEYIRWLQKEQQHARELENRQKKLEQANRRLLLRIQELEIQARAHGLPNMANTLGTVELSSHLLKQQQQQQQSPPPVHQPQQPPLYQEDPNSDYLQRIAVLTGVPSIAAAGGPQDHIQGADAGTTFSDPLSHFTDFFTATLKEENQLNEILMDDPLSPFGTDPLLSASSPGVISKDSSRRSSFSSAEGDDL
- the tfec gene encoding transcription factor EC isoform X6; protein product: MFQSYSGPECHWVTSERDDGQLLYDFGPHPHSWPQFSQSDAIPHPGLPCPYSGVYTRAQTYQQWHFEKPWKVQSHLENSKFHLHQSQNQPVKQYLTLGSKLASSAGPAHTVPHPHSAGQPLATAPIMRNGHMPPVSDGSNPNSPVTLLTMANHDSEVSLSSSMLDVYGGEQEHDTRVMAKERQKKDNHNLIERRRRYNINYRIKELGTLIPKSNDPDMRWNKGTILKASVEYIRWLQKEQQHARELENRQKKLEQANRRLLLRIQELEIQARAHGLPNMANTLGTVELSSHLLKQQQQQQQSPPPVHQPQQPPLYQEDPNSDYLQRIAVLTGVPSIAAAGGPQDHIQGADAGTTFSDPLSHFTDFFTATLKEENQLNEILMDDPLSPFGTDPLLSASSPGVISKDSSRRSSFSSAEGDDL
- the tfec gene encoding transcription factor EC isoform X5 yields the protein MSRCVVKVITLTEIQLLQVQSHLENSKFHLHQSQNQPVKQYLTLGSKLASSAGPAHTVPHPHSAGQPLATAPIMRNGHMPPVSDGSNPNSPVTLLTMANHDSEFPMDEVIDDLISLESGFNDGGLDCMEPNIIMQNNVSLSSSMLDVYGGEQGMNPPNGGISPTSNPTKLTIKREYTEHDTRVMAKERQKKDNHNLIERRRRYNINYRIKELGTLIPKSNDPDMRWNKGTILKASVEYIRWLQKEQQHARELENRQKKLEQANRRLLLRIQELEIQARAHGLPNMANTLGTVELSSHLLKQQQQQQQSPPPVHQPQQPPLYQEDPNSDYLQRIAVLTGVPSIAAAGGPQDHIQGADAGTTFSDPLSHFTDFFTATLKEENQLNEILMDDPLSPFGTDPLLSASSPGVISKDSSRRSSFSSAEGDDL
- the tfec gene encoding transcription factor EC isoform X7; protein product: MLEYNWYGQVQSHLENSKFHLHQSQNQPVKQYLTLGSKLASSAGPAHTVPHPHSAGQPLATAPIMRNGHMPPVSDGSNPNSPVTLLTMANHDSEFPMDEVIDDLISLESGFNDGGLDCMEPNIIMQNNVSLSSSMLDVYGGEQGMNPPNGGISPTSNPTKLTIKREYTEHDTRVMAKERQKKDNHNLIERRRRYNINYRIKELGTLIPKSNDPDMRWNKGTILKASVEYIRWLQKEQQHARELENRQKKLEQANRRLLLRIQELEIQARAHGLPNMANTLGTVELSSHLLKQQQQQQQSPPPVHQPQQPPLYQEDPNSDYLQRIAVLTGVPSIAAAGGPQDHIQGADAGTTFSDPLSHFTDFFTATLKEENQLNEILMDDPLSPFGTDPLLSASSPGVISKDSSRRSSFSSAEGDDL